The Synergistaceae bacterium DNA window TCACTATCAGGGTTATATATCCCGTCTTATTCTCTATATTATTCGCGTAGTAAGCAGCGAATCCCGTACATTCACCTTCTAAATATTGACACAAGACTCGTGCGTGCTGTGAAAGTTTCTCGGAGTATGAGTCTATATCTTTAACTCTTTGTTCTAAATCAGGGAAGTATTTAATAAATTGAATGAGTATATTTTTTACTTGTGAGGATTCATTAACA harbors:
- a CDS encoding GNAT family N-acetyltransferase, with product VNESSQVKNILIQFIKYFPDLEQRVKDIDSYSEKLSQHARVLCQYLEGECTGFAAYYANNIENKTGYITLIVIHENFRRQGLGSKLIRECFDDMRYSDMKRVRLEVRKNNGGAIKFYESEKFILESESESGESLYMTREL